ATTATACGATCTGCCATGGGGATGTTGAAGCTTATAATAGCCCGTATGCTATCAGACCATCGACAGTCTCAACAACCAGCTTTTTCATACGTACTAGCAGTAGCAGATAAGATCTCGCCTTTGGACCTGCAACCAAATCACCCCAGAATTAACAGCTTCAAAGTAGCATTGTCTGCATTAAACTATCAGAGCTCGAAGAGATACTAGACGAAAGATGCTGATATTATTAAATACGGGCCCTAACAATTTTAAGCAGGGAAAATGCTCAATGAACCCAACATTACACAATTGGTTGCATCGAATTCACCTCTCGATCTATTTATGCCCTCTGAAGATCCCAGAaatgtaaaaattaatttacaaGTTTATTACGTCGCATTTATTTACGTACCTAATGACATAGATGATATTTCATCTTGAAAGAAATGGCTTGCTCCTGTTGCGCTCCCTTTCTTGCATAGGCTTGTATTGATCTTATCAACAGCATCAAGCAAATCCTGCAAAGTCGAAAGCACATTGAACGTAGGACCTCATGCAACTTCAAAGATTGTAGTGAACTAGAGTATTCTGAGGCTGGACGTACAGCCTTTGGCAATAATATGTGGCCATTAGATTAGATCTACCTATGTCATCTTACATGGAAATTATTTCTACAGACAGATCTGATCGCTGATCACCACGCCCCATCTTCATCCAGCCTcgtatatatatgaacaaaACCATTCACAAATGAAGACGTGTACAGAGGACTGTGCACACATTCTTTGCGAATGTTATTATACATGCACATTTTGTCAAGGTCATAAGTATAGTTGTATTACCCCCAATTTTATCAAAGCCATTTCTCTAGCTATCAGCTTGTGTGTGAAGAATATTATAGTCAACAAAAAGGTAACTCGATATACCTCCCGTGATGCTAGGGCTTTCAAATAGGAAGGCAGGCTTTCGTAATCTTCTTTTGACACCTTCACCATAGATGTAGGAGCTTCTACAGGTTTCACAAGATCTTCTGCTATCCCAGTATTTCAAATCAAATGGTTTTGTAATCATCTTCACAAAATGACAGCCGCAAAAGGAGTGCAATAGTTTGTGACAGGGGTGAACCCCCTTGAActaggaaaaagagaaaaatccGAAGTAGCTCTAGCAGTAGTACAAACTGTTCTACCTTCAGTTGCTGTTGCAGATTGAGATGACCGCTCCACAGAATCAGTTTTGCTCTCAAAGGATCTTCAAGTTGGAAACACGATAAACAATTAAAAGAATTGGCCAAGCTCCATAgttacatataataatatcttaGAAAAGATAAACTTACTTCATTGGTTGCCTCGAGCATAAATCTGATTCATTAGTTTTACTGTTTGCTGTAGAAAATGGTATAAGGAGAACAATTTTCAAGCACAAAATCAGAAAGACCATAAGATCAATGACACCTCCAAATAATCTAGTACAGTACATGCACGCTTGATACGAACCCTCAATGACATCCTTAATGCTGGAAGCATTGCTCATAAAGAAACTGATGTTTACTGACCTTCAGAAGCTAATGTAGCCAGAGATACATCTGAAATGCCAAGATTCTTCAAACTCAGTGATTCATCAAGTCTAACGAACATCAGGAAAGACAAAGGGTTGTGGATTTTGTTTCATCCAGAAACTGATAGCAGACCAATCATATTAATTAAGATCTATCATCCATTACTGTCGgtcaagaaaggaaaaataccAATTGGACAATGTTTTGCGATATGGAGCAAAGCCACCTATATTGACGACCAATTGGTGTtcccattttcattttttttttccagattTAATCTTAAGAACGGAATAATTATATGGGTAAGGATACAGAAGGTCCTCTTCAAGGCTGTTCATTGTAGAGCTTGCAGCAAAGACTCTCGGGGCATAAGAAGACAGCTTGTCCATCTCAAGAGGAGTTGACGCATCGGAAACCTCATCCTTTTCTTCAATATCAACCACTGATTTCATCAAAAGACTTGTGTTGAGATTCGAACGTCAAGGTAAGCAAAAATCGGCTGTACTATAAAAAATGAGAATTTGAAcctgaaataataatataaaaaaagaacctcaaaataacaaaattaattaccGGGATCGTATCCGAAGCTCCTGAGACGATCTTCAAGCTCAATGAGGGCGTTTTGGTTCATTTTGAAGACCTCGTTGCAGTGACCCAGCAGCTCTTCAAACGACACTGTCCCGAACGACATCGAATCCAGCA
The sequence above is drawn from the Punica granatum isolate Tunisia-2019 chromosome 5, ASM765513v2, whole genome shotgun sequence genome and encodes:
- the LOC116208156 gene encoding uncharacterized protein LOC116208156 codes for the protein MKKMEETISMLSKSLGSFCNHLQTSVDALKQSIDRRPIPLDSASSTFIQSLNRRVSSCSNDLNMLDSMSFGTVSFEELLGHCNEVFKMNQNALIELEDRLRSFGYDPVVDIEEKDEVSDASTPLEMDKLSSYAPRVFAASSTMNSLEEDLLLDESLSLKNLGISDVSLATLASEANSKTNESDLCSRQPMKSFESKTDSVERSSQSATATEEDLVKPVEAPTSMVKVSKEDYESLPSYLKALASREDLLDAVDKINTSLCKKGSATGASHFFQDEISSMSLGPKARSYLLLLVRMKKLVVETVDGLIAYGLL